One genomic region from Candidatus Caldatribacterium sp. encodes:
- a CDS encoding family 78 glycoside hydrolase catalytic domain, producing the protein MRERTLVLIMVVVLPLLGLVPVLAADKILAVSGLTVENLVNPLGIDTPIPRFRWVVEANYNGARQVAYEIRVSSAESLSGDIWSSGRVESTDPWAEYGGKPLQSRKRYYWAVRVWNEDGKPSEWSEISWFETAFLDPDEFQGKWISRGDDREPEILLRKEFSLGNKEIASARIYIAVTGIYKLFVNGLRIGDRELDPAYTNPDKTVMYVTHDVTKLLRPGEANVIGVSLGNARFPGQRRLKLQLDVTYVDGTQDSIVSDETWKVADGPTLKSSVTEGEVYDARLEQPGWNAPGFDDSEWSNVAIVEAPKGRLKAQTSPPIRVTGELPTPVVKKLPGGSIIYDFQTTRAGWATITVKGPRGAEIRIKYGEKLNDDGTVHLGPTIPGFPRPEIQSYTYVLRGEGEESFTPSYSYCGYRYVQIDAPEGVEILRVVGKTVHADVPATGDFSCSNELFNRYHRAMQASVLSNLHWFPTDTPMYEKAGWTGDGHIYCDNALLNFDSENFWEKWMCDHRDYQAENGLLPVALPDPREPQEEPVWTYSYIGVNWALYWRRGNVRTLREHYDGMKRWMEYYMKLVESTDYIYEGFTYGDHEAAEGAPNRPENAIFPRAQDNKLLGTLFIYDAASKLAEIARVLGKVDDSRKFEEFAKKVREAYNAKFYDPDSGAYYDRSIGSGSYSQAVNAVALAFGVVPEGERQKVFDRLAYDVDRTWDGHVSVGAVGVKFILPMLTEGGYAELAYKAATTPTYPGWGWWFQSLHGLDTGSETIIVDTMWEAWRWFLSQSVIDSSRSHNHAFRGVIDDWLYEYVAGIRPAAPAYRKIVVKPHLIGDLNYVSAYITTPLGRVSSEWKINGAILQLKVHIPVSATAEIWVPVEKGASVSERGGAKLVRYQEGYAVYEVGSGDYIFWTPRDVSRQTL; encoded by the coding sequence GTGAGGGAGAGGACCTTAGTCCTAATAATGGTTGTGGTATTGCCTCTGCTGGGGCTAGTACCGGTTCTAGCTGCAGATAAGATTCTTGCCGTTAGCGGGTTGACCGTAGAGAACCTGGTTAATCCTTTGGGTATTGACACTCCGATTCCGCGCTTTCGTTGGGTTGTTGAGGCAAATTACAATGGCGCCCGACAAGTAGCTTATGAAATAAGGGTTTCTTCTGCTGAGTCCCTGTCAGGCGATATCTGGTCAAGTGGACGCGTTGAGTCGACCGATCCTTGGGCAGAGTACGGTGGAAAGCCATTACAATCGCGAAAACGTTACTACTGGGCAGTACGTGTTTGGAACGAGGATGGTAAACCGTCGGAGTGGAGTGAAATTAGCTGGTTTGAAACAGCTTTCCTTGATCCAGACGAGTTTCAGGGAAAGTGGATCTCCCGTGGTGATGATCGAGAACCTGAGATATTATTGCGCAAAGAGTTCTCGCTTGGAAACAAAGAGATAGCTTCTGCACGGATCTACATTGCGGTTACTGGAATATACAAACTCTTCGTTAATGGCCTGCGAATAGGAGACAGAGAGCTTGATCCTGCATATACGAACCCCGATAAAACAGTTATGTATGTTACCCATGATGTAACGAAGCTATTGCGTCCGGGGGAAGCTAATGTTATTGGTGTCAGCTTAGGGAATGCAAGGTTTCCTGGTCAACGGAGACTCAAGCTACAACTCGATGTCACCTATGTCGATGGCACTCAGGACTCGATCGTGAGCGATGAAACCTGGAAAGTGGCTGACGGTCCCACCCTGAAAAGTTCAGTAACAGAAGGTGAGGTCTACGACGCGCGTCTTGAACAACCAGGCTGGAATGCACCAGGTTTCGACGATTCTGAATGGAGCAATGTGGCAATTGTGGAGGCTCCAAAAGGTCGCCTTAAGGCTCAGACTTCTCCGCCAATCAGGGTTACTGGGGAGTTGCCCACCCCAGTGGTGAAAAAGTTACCTGGTGGGAGCATCATTTACGACTTTCAAACTACCAGGGCTGGGTGGGCAACTATTACTGTGAAGGGTCCCCGCGGTGCAGAAATTCGCATTAAGTATGGCGAGAAGCTAAATGACGACGGTACTGTTCATCTCGGTCCAACAATTCCAGGATTTCCAAGACCAGAAATCCAGTCCTACACCTATGTTTTGCGTGGCGAGGGGGAAGAGAGTTTTACTCCTAGCTATAGCTATTGTGGCTATCGCTATGTGCAAATTGATGCTCCTGAGGGTGTAGAGATTCTCCGTGTTGTGGGTAAAACAGTACATGCCGATGTGCCTGCAACTGGCGACTTTAGTTGTTCTAACGAGCTTTTCAACCGTTATCATAGAGCAATGCAGGCTTCTGTGCTCAGTAACCTCCATTGGTTTCCCACTGACACACCAATGTATGAGAAAGCTGGCTGGACCGGAGATGGCCATATCTATTGCGACAATGCACTTCTCAATTTTGACAGCGAGAACTTCTGGGAAAAATGGATGTGCGATCACCGAGATTATCAGGCAGAAAACGGGTTGCTTCCAGTTGCTTTGCCAGATCCGAGGGAACCACAGGAAGAGCCCGTATGGACCTATAGTTACATTGGGGTTAATTGGGCTCTTTACTGGAGGCGTGGTAATGTGCGGACTCTCCGTGAGCACTACGATGGCATGAAGCGCTGGATGGAATATTACATGAAGCTCGTTGAATCCACGGACTACATCTACGAGGGGTTTACCTATGGCGACCATGAGGCTGCTGAGGGAGCACCGAATCGTCCCGAAAATGCAATTTTCCCCCGAGCGCAAGACAACAAGTTGCTTGGTACTCTCTTCATTTACGATGCTGCTTCCAAGTTAGCAGAGATCGCTCGGGTATTGGGCAAAGTGGACGACTCGCGGAAATTTGAAGAATTCGCCAAAAAAGTGCGCGAAGCATACAATGCCAAATTTTACGATCCGGACAGTGGGGCATACTATGATCGCTCCATAGGCTCTGGTTCCTACTCACAGGCTGTTAATGCAGTGGCACTCGCTTTTGGAGTAGTTCCAGAAGGAGAAAGACAAAAGGTCTTCGACAGGTTGGCTTATGATGTAGACAGGACTTGGGATGGACACGTATCCGTAGGCGCAGTGGGAGTTAAATTCATCCTTCCAATGCTAACCGAAGGTGGCTATGCTGAGTTGGCGTATAAAGCGGCTACCACTCCTACTTATCCTGGCTGGGGCTGGTGGTTCCAGAGCCTTCATGGGTTGGATACCGGCTCTGAGACAATAATAGTTGATACTATGTGGGAGGCATGGCGTTGGTTCCTTTCTCAGTCTGTAATAGATTCTTCGCGTTCCCACAATCACGCATTTCGCGGCGTGATTGATGATTGGCTCTACGAGTATGTAGCCGGTATTAGACCGGCCGCTCCAGCCTATCGAAAGATCGTGGTTAAACCTCATTTAATCGGGGATCTAAACTACGTATCAGCATACATTACTACACCTCTTGGCAGGGTGAGTTCTGAGTGGAAAATCAATGGCGCGATTTTGCAGTTAAAAGTCCATATTCCGGTAAGTGCTACTGCCGAAATCTGGGTACCTGTTGAAAAAGGAGCTTCTGTTAGTGAGAGAGGCGGGGCCAAGCTTGTGAGGTATCAGGAAGGTTACGCAGTGTATGAAGTCGGTTCAGGGGATTATATTTTCTGGACTCCGCGTGATGTAAGTAGACAAACTTTGTAG
- a CDS encoding glycerate kinase, translating to MKRIVICPDSFKGSLESPKVSEAIKRGLLRANPAFEIFTKPMADGGEGTVAAVVLAAGGEVIPLEVTGPLWERVRVQVGLLPDGTCVLELAQAAGLPLVPPEKRNPRLTTTYGVGEMLRFALEKGYRRIVLGVGGSATCDGGMGALAALGVKFLDHEGKELEGIGENLPKIASLDTSGFLRPPEGTEILIATDVTNPLYGPLGAAYVYGPQKGAGPEDVAYLDEGLRHLARVIERHLGVRVDELPGGGAAGGIAAGLFAFLGARIVPGVRLIAELTGLEKAIAGADLIVTGEGRVDRQTFFGKVVAGVAEICRKHRKPLVVLAGKILWGELPELPEGIAGVFSILDGPMTEREAIERAEVLVERVAYSLGRFLIFQGFRSSE from the coding sequence TTGAAGCGCATCGTCATTTGTCCCGATTCCTTTAAGGGTAGCCTTGAGAGCCCAAAGGTGAGTGAAGCAATCAAACGGGGACTTCTCCGAGCAAATCCCGCTTTTGAGATTTTTACAAAGCCCATGGCCGATGGGGGTGAGGGAACTGTTGCAGCGGTTGTCCTTGCCGCAGGAGGAGAGGTAATTCCCCTTGAGGTGACGGGTCCTCTCTGGGAAAGAGTGCGGGTTCAGGTTGGCCTTCTTCCCGATGGGACCTGTGTGCTTGAGCTTGCGCAAGCTGCAGGCCTTCCCCTTGTCCCTCCCGAAAAGCGTAACCCCCGCCTGACCACGACGTACGGTGTGGGAGAGATGCTCCGCTTTGCCTTGGAGAAGGGATACCGGAGAATTGTCCTTGGCGTTGGGGGAAGCGCGACTTGCGATGGAGGAATGGGGGCTCTTGCTGCCTTAGGAGTTAAGTTTTTGGACCACGAGGGGAAGGAACTCGAAGGTATCGGAGAAAATCTGCCGAAAATTGCATCCCTCGATACGAGTGGATTCCTCCGTCCCCCTGAGGGCACCGAGATTCTCATAGCCACTGATGTCACCAATCCTCTCTATGGTCCCTTGGGGGCTGCGTACGTCTATGGACCGCAGAAAGGTGCAGGACCAGAAGATGTTGCCTACCTTGACGAAGGTTTGCGCCACCTGGCAAGGGTCATAGAGCGCCACCTTGGGGTACGGGTTGACGAGCTCCCTGGAGGCGGGGCTGCAGGAGGAATTGCGGCTGGACTCTTTGCCTTCCTCGGGGCACGAATTGTCCCGGGGGTTCGGCTCATCGCAGAGCTCACAGGACTTGAAAAGGCGATTGCCGGAGCGGACCTTATCGTGACTGGGGAGGGTAGGGTTGACCGGCAGACGTTCTTCGGGAAAGTCGTCGCTGGAGTAGCGGAAATCTGTCGGAAGCACCGCAAGCCCCTTGTGGTTCTTGCGGGGAAAATCCTCTGGGGTGAACTCCCGGAACTTCCTGAAGGAATTGCTGGTGTTTTCTCTATCCTCGATGGGCCCATGACCGAAAGGGAAGCTATAGAACGCGCAGAAGTCCTTGTGGAGCGGGTAGCCTATTCCTTAGGGAGGTTCCTCATTTTCCAGGGTTTTCGCTCCTCAGAGTGA
- a CDS encoding D-glycerate dehydrogenase — translation MRRPNVFVTRRIPEEGLRIVAEYCEMEVSDFDGVLPKEILLEKVRGRDGILCLLTDTIDREVMEAAGPNLKVIANYAVGYNNIDVEEATRRGIMVTNTPGVLTETTADLAWALLMSIARRIVEADKFVRAGKFRGWEPMLFLGTDVYGATLGIVGFGRIGQAVARRAQGFNMRVLYYDLVRAPFHVERELKAEFRSLPELLQEADFVSIHVPLTRDTYHLIGEKELQMMKREAYLINTARGPIVDEKALVRALKEGWIRGAALDVFENEPKVEPELLELDNVVLAPHIGSASYATRTRMAVMAAENLVRALQGEVPPNLVNPEVLKS, via the coding sequence ATGAGAAGGCCGAACGTATTCGTCACCCGGAGGATTCCCGAAGAAGGCCTCAGGATCGTTGCGGAATACTGTGAGATGGAGGTGAGCGACTTCGACGGCGTGCTCCCCAAAGAAATTCTCCTTGAGAAGGTTCGAGGTCGAGATGGGATTCTCTGCCTCCTTACTGACACCATTGACCGTGAGGTTATGGAGGCGGCAGGACCAAATCTCAAGGTCATCGCCAACTATGCCGTTGGGTACAACAATATCGACGTTGAGGAGGCCACCCGCCGGGGCATTATGGTCACGAATACTCCTGGGGTTCTCACCGAGACTACTGCCGATCTTGCCTGGGCTCTCTTGATGAGCATTGCCCGGCGTATCGTGGAAGCGGATAAATTCGTTCGGGCGGGGAAGTTCCGAGGATGGGAGCCGATGCTTTTTCTTGGAACCGATGTGTATGGGGCAACTCTTGGCATTGTAGGCTTTGGCCGTATTGGTCAGGCGGTGGCAAGAAGAGCCCAGGGTTTCAACATGCGAGTCCTCTACTATGACCTTGTACGAGCTCCTTTCCACGTTGAGAGGGAACTCAAGGCAGAGTTCCGGTCTCTTCCTGAGCTCTTGCAGGAAGCGGATTTTGTGAGCATTCATGTCCCCTTGACCAGAGATACGTACCACCTCATTGGGGAGAAAGAACTCCAGATGATGAAAAGAGAGGCCTACCTCATCAACACTGCCCGAGGGCCCATAGTGGACGAGAAGGCTCTTGTGCGGGCGCTCAAGGAGGGGTGGATTCGAGGGGCAGCTCTTGATGTCTTTGAGAACGAACCAAAAGTGGAGCCAGAACTCTTAGAGCTCGACAACGTGGTTCTTGCTCCGCACATTGGCTCTGCTTCGTACGCTACCCGGACGAGAATGGCCGTTATGGCTGCGGAGAACCTGGTGCGGGCTCTCCAGGGAGAGGTTCCCCCAAACCTCGTGAACCCTGAGGTGCTCAAGAGTTGA
- a CDS encoding TIM barrel protein — MYPWHNTFHMGLVHFMAYPQASSRDAVLQTVTEVLTDEFFQAIEVSALLDLELLEEIGKLCKVARVELLLGAQPLVLSQKLNLNDFSKSERERAIRRLKEAIDKAYSCGAKAISFLSGKRPEKGKEEEAKKLLVESLIDLCRYAENRAKDAGYLLGVNLEVFDYAVDKEALVGPAPFAFEVASRVRVEHQNFGLTVDLSHIPLLFENASYTLTLLAPFVNHVHIGNAVLEKGHPAYGDLHPRFGIEGGCNDVDEVADFLRVLFRIGYFERKGTTERPVISFEVKPLPGEDPRLVVANAKRTFLAAWNRVCSLGRLGE, encoded by the coding sequence TTGTACCCTTGGCACAATACTTTCCATATGGGACTTGTGCACTTCATGGCCTATCCGCAGGCAAGCTCGCGTGATGCAGTGTTGCAGACCGTTACTGAAGTTCTTACGGATGAATTCTTCCAGGCGATTGAGGTGAGTGCTCTCCTTGACTTGGAACTCTTGGAGGAAATAGGGAAGCTCTGCAAGGTCGCACGGGTGGAGCTCCTCCTCGGGGCGCAACCCCTTGTGCTCTCGCAAAAGCTCAACCTTAACGATTTCTCAAAAAGTGAACGAGAAAGGGCTATCAGAAGGCTCAAAGAGGCTATCGACAAGGCGTACTCTTGCGGTGCAAAGGCCATAAGTTTCCTTTCGGGGAAACGTCCAGAGAAGGGCAAAGAGGAAGAAGCCAAAAAACTCCTTGTGGAATCCCTTATTGACCTCTGCCGGTACGCCGAAAATCGGGCTAAAGACGCAGGGTACCTCTTGGGGGTGAATCTTGAGGTCTTCGATTACGCCGTTGATAAGGAGGCTCTCGTTGGTCCCGCACCTTTTGCCTTTGAGGTTGCCTCCCGTGTCCGGGTAGAGCACCAAAACTTTGGGCTTACCGTGGACCTATCCCACATACCCCTTCTTTTTGAGAATGCTTCCTATACCTTGACGCTTCTTGCACCTTTTGTGAACCACGTCCATATTGGGAATGCAGTCCTCGAAAAGGGGCATCCTGCTTACGGGGATCTCCATCCTCGCTTCGGGATTGAAGGTGGATGCAACGATGTTGACGAGGTGGCCGATTTCCTGCGAGTTCTCTTCCGCATCGGGTACTTTGAGAGGAAAGGGACAACCGAACGCCCGGTTATCTCTTTTGAGGTGAAGCCTCTCCCTGGGGAAGACCCTCGCTTGGTGGTAGCCAATGCCAAAAGGACTTTTCTTGCCGCCTGGAATCGAGTATGCTCCTTAGGGAGGTTGGGAGAATGA
- a CDS encoding DUF2207 domain-containing protein: MRRRAAVLKVIRFAGFALLFFLFQLRNPYLSAYFSSLYTIEEATITQWMLPSGEFEVHERIVYRMRKPFRGVFREIPPSRYVEIEDVRLSVEEITPEYIEWLERTDRGFSARVWLVPFGSALRLDPRNTPRVTLNVWYRARYVFENGPSIAQVFRQFWGEWNSWASNVRGIFEFPEEVRVTEVFTHPRLRVEREGNHYTVSASHLPPRAIAEVRFVAQPIPELPYAAFNPLLTLEDIEREEAKYHSAVRRALGFSFGLFGFFVLLLILVYLFFGREPKVPYLREYEEEPPTDDPPDVVNAIVKSLGGTVDEDGIAAVLLHLYHLDLVDFAEDGQAIILKVEEAPKDLPETERAFFDLLVRFAENGEFRFGNLQEKLERSLAEARSFNVAFSTYRKEVGRELLRRKYLKMTGNVLAKLFAFFMILGSLPVVSLGSLPTTVHFLPLFTVLSGATFFIGVSVLLARQDLFGRWTKEGRLFYLRWMSFARFLEEYSLIAERPPQAVILWEKYLIYATALGLGRTVLEHLRRLIPHEVWERESRHPYFYGPAVFLPGQSFTRLSYVAAATVAQASSGGKGRGFGGGGFGGGAGGFGGGSGGGRGGAF; this comes from the coding sequence GTGCGCCGCCGGGCAGCGGTACTCAAGGTCATCAGATTTGCAGGTTTTGCCCTCCTCTTTTTCCTTTTCCAGCTCCGCAACCCTTACCTCTCAGCATACTTTTCCTCTCTGTACACCATTGAGGAAGCCACAATCACCCAGTGGATGCTCCCCTCTGGGGAGTTTGAGGTCCACGAGCGGATTGTCTATCGAATGCGAAAGCCTTTCCGGGGTGTATTCCGGGAGATTCCCCCTTCTCGGTACGTGGAAATTGAGGATGTCCGTCTTTCGGTGGAGGAAATAACCCCAGAGTACATCGAATGGCTTGAAAGGACAGACCGGGGTTTCTCCGCCCGGGTTTGGCTCGTTCCTTTTGGAAGTGCACTGCGTCTTGACCCAAGGAACACCCCGAGAGTCACCCTCAACGTGTGGTACCGGGCAAGGTACGTTTTCGAGAACGGTCCTTCCATCGCTCAAGTTTTCCGCCAATTCTGGGGAGAGTGGAATTCCTGGGCTTCCAACGTGCGAGGAATCTTCGAATTTCCCGAAGAAGTACGTGTTACTGAGGTTTTCACCCACCCCCGTCTCCGGGTTGAGAGAGAAGGAAATCACTACACCGTTTCAGCAAGCCATCTCCCTCCAAGGGCTATCGCTGAGGTCCGTTTCGTGGCCCAGCCAATTCCGGAACTCCCCTATGCTGCTTTCAACCCCCTTCTGACCCTTGAGGACATCGAGAGGGAAGAGGCGAAGTACCATTCTGCCGTTAGAAGGGCCTTAGGCTTTTCCTTTGGGCTCTTCGGTTTTTTCGTTCTCCTCCTTATCCTCGTATACCTTTTCTTTGGTCGAGAGCCGAAGGTACCCTACCTCCGAGAGTACGAAGAGGAGCCTCCCACCGATGACCCTCCAGATGTGGTCAATGCCATCGTGAAAAGCCTCGGGGGAACCGTGGACGAGGATGGCATTGCCGCTGTTCTTCTCCACCTCTACCACCTCGACCTTGTAGATTTCGCAGAAGATGGCCAAGCTATCATTCTCAAGGTGGAAGAGGCTCCAAAAGACCTTCCTGAAACTGAAAGGGCATTCTTCGATCTCCTTGTCCGCTTTGCCGAAAACGGAGAATTCCGCTTTGGGAATTTGCAAGAGAAGCTTGAGCGATCCCTTGCTGAAGCCCGAAGTTTCAACGTCGCTTTCTCGACGTACCGGAAGGAAGTTGGTAGGGAACTCCTCCGTCGGAAGTATCTGAAAATGACGGGAAATGTGCTTGCAAAACTCTTCGCCTTTTTCATGATTCTTGGATCTTTACCTGTGGTGAGCCTTGGCTCTTTACCCACCACGGTTCACTTCTTGCCCCTTTTTACCGTGCTCTCGGGAGCAACCTTTTTCATCGGGGTTTCGGTACTTTTGGCCCGGCAGGACCTTTTCGGGCGCTGGACAAAGGAGGGACGTCTCTTCTATCTCCGTTGGATGAGCTTTGCCCGCTTCCTTGAGGAGTACTCCCTCATCGCCGAACGCCCACCTCAGGCGGTTATCCTCTGGGAGAAGTATCTCATTTACGCCACGGCATTGGGTCTTGGAAGGACAGTTCTCGAGCACCTTCGTCGCCTCATTCCCCACGAGGTTTGGGAAAGAGAAAGCCGGCATCCTTACTTCTACGGTCCGGCTGTATTTCTCCCCGGACAGAGTTTTACCCGCCTTTCCTATGTGGCAGCCGCGACGGTTGCCCAGGCAAGCTCTGGAGGGAAAGGAAGGGGATTCGGTGGCGGGGGCTTCGGCGGAGGTGCCGGGGGCTTTGGTGGCGGGTCCGGTGGGGGCCGGGGTGGAGCGTTCTGA
- a CDS encoding sugar ABC transporter ATP-binding protein, with protein MVEAPILSLRGVSKYFGGVHALEDVDFDVYPQEIVALVGDNGAGKSTLVKIIAGVHRPTKGQIFFFGQPVEIHSPRDAQSLGIEIVYQELALIETRDVPANFFLGREPVKGRLGIFVDRKKMVEDTVRTLEELGIELPHLRTPVRYLSGGQRQALAIGRVMPWGGKIIIMDEPTAALGVKESRRVLDLILRLKEKGCSVIVISHNMRHVFNVADRIVVLRGGRKVGDKKKSETTPDEIVKLIVGADML; from the coding sequence ATGGTGGAAGCACCTATTCTGAGTCTCCGAGGAGTGAGCAAGTACTTCGGGGGCGTTCATGCTCTGGAGGACGTGGATTTCGATGTGTACCCTCAAGAGATTGTGGCCCTTGTGGGTGACAATGGAGCCGGGAAGTCGACTTTGGTCAAGATCATTGCTGGGGTTCACCGACCGACGAAGGGGCAAATTTTCTTCTTTGGGCAGCCTGTGGAAATCCACAGCCCTCGGGATGCTCAGTCCTTGGGAATCGAAATCGTGTACCAGGAACTTGCGCTCATTGAGACCCGGGATGTGCCGGCAAACTTTTTCTTAGGACGTGAACCCGTTAAGGGGAGGTTGGGTATTTTCGTTGACCGAAAGAAAATGGTTGAAGACACGGTACGTACTCTGGAGGAACTTGGCATCGAGTTACCGCACTTGCGAACCCCTGTGCGGTACCTTTCTGGGGGGCAGAGGCAAGCCTTGGCCATTGGCCGTGTCATGCCGTGGGGTGGAAAAATCATCATCATGGACGAGCCGACAGCTGCCTTGGGGGTCAAGGAGTCCCGTCGCGTGCTCGATCTCATCCTGCGGCTTAAGGAAAAAGGGTGTTCCGTTATCGTCATAAGCCACAACATGCGTCACGTGTTCAACGTAGCCGATCGCATCGTGGTGCTCAGAGGAGGTCGGAAGGTCGGGGACAAGAAAAAGTCCGAAACGACACCAGATGAAATCGTGAAGCTCATCGTCGGGGCGGACATGCTGTAG
- a CDS encoding ABC transporter permease, with amino-acid sequence MEARGREESARYVEPGFVLRFARNQLAALLTILGGMVVLLSLLTSTFLTANNIFNVLRAFSWIAIASFGQSIVIIGGGIDLSAGSNMAFAGIITAMLLVAGHNVTLSVLAGLFVTLGIGFLNGLMVSKTKLPPFIATLGTMSIIRGFCYGMTQGWPIRNLPRSFMVLGQADLWRVPLPAVVMIALAVLCAVLLEKTKLGYHIYAVGGNEYAASLAGINTGRVKNIAFTLSGLFAGIGGLLMTARLGVAAPTAAQGYELDIIAAAVIGGISLTGGEGSVWGALIGAAIMQILRNALVLMGFPAYWQPAAIGAVIIGAVMIDMYRKRKV; translated from the coding sequence GGTTTTGTACTCCGCTTTGCCCGGAACCAGCTTGCCGCCCTTTTGACCATCCTTGGGGGCATGGTTGTCCTTCTGAGTCTCCTGACGAGTACTTTTCTCACTGCGAATAACATCTTCAACGTCCTGCGAGCCTTCTCCTGGATTGCCATAGCCTCCTTTGGCCAGTCGATTGTCATCATTGGGGGAGGCATTGATCTCTCCGCTGGGTCGAACATGGCCTTCGCGGGTATTATTACTGCCATGCTTCTTGTGGCGGGGCACAATGTGACGCTTTCGGTTCTTGCGGGACTTTTTGTGACCTTGGGGATTGGCTTTTTAAATGGCCTTATGGTGAGCAAGACCAAGCTCCCTCCTTTTATTGCCACTCTGGGAACGATGAGCATTATTCGAGGTTTTTGCTATGGCATGACCCAGGGCTGGCCTATTCGGAATCTTCCTCGGTCTTTCATGGTTCTGGGGCAGGCCGATCTCTGGCGAGTACCTCTTCCGGCTGTGGTGATGATTGCCCTTGCTGTGCTCTGTGCGGTGCTCCTTGAGAAGACAAAACTCGGGTACCATATCTACGCAGTCGGGGGTAACGAGTACGCAGCATCGCTTGCAGGCATCAATACTGGTAGGGTGAAGAATATTGCCTTTACCCTTTCGGGTCTTTTCGCCGGTATTGGAGGCCTTCTTATGACGGCTCGACTTGGGGTTGCGGCGCCTACGGCAGCGCAGGGGTATGAGCTCGATATCATTGCTGCAGCAGTGATTGGAGGTATCAGCTTAACTGGTGGTGAGGGAAGTGTCTGGGGAGCCCTCATCGGCGCGGCCATTATGCAGATTTTGCGAAATGCCCTGGTTCTTATGGGCTTTCCTGCCTACTGGCAGCCTGCCGCCATTGGAGCCGTAATTATCGGTGCGGTAATGATTGATATGTACCGCAAGCGCAAAGTGTGA